The following nucleotide sequence is from Salvelinus sp. IW2-2015 linkage group LG26, ASM291031v2, whole genome shotgun sequence.
gcaaatgtgtttgagccaatcagttgtgacaaggtaggggtggtatacagaagatagccctatttggtaaaagaccaagtccatattatggcaagaacagcgcaaataagcaaagagaaacaacagtccctcattattttaagacatttaAGACATATTTTAAGTAGGTCAATGCGGaaaagttcaagaactttgaacatttcttcaagtgcagtcgcaaaaactatcaagtgctgtgatgaaactggctctcatgaggacctccacaggaaaggaagacccagagttaccactgttgcagtggataagttcattagagttaactgcacctcagattgcagcccaaataaatgcttcacagagttacagacacatctcaacatcaactattcagaggagactgtatgaatcaggcatttatggtcgaattgctgcaaagaaaccactactaaaggacaccaataataagaagagacttacttgggccaagaaaaacacgagcaatggacattagaccggtggaaatctgtcctttggtctgatgagtccaaatttttagATTTTTAGGTCAaaccgttgtgtctttgtgagacgcagagtagatgaacggatgatctccgcatgtgtggttcccaccgtgaagcatggaggaggtgtgatggtgtgtgggtgctttgctggtgacactgtcagtgatttatttagaattcaaggcacacttaaccagcatggctaccacagcagtctgcagcgatacgccatcacatctggtctGCACTTAGCGGGACTAttatttgcttttcaacaggacaatgacccagcacacctccaagcagtgtaagggcaatttgaccaagaaggagagtgatggagtgctgaatcagatgacctggcctccacaatcacccaacctcaacccaattgagatggtttgggatgagttggactgcagagtgaaggaaaagcagccaaaaagtgctcagcatatgtgggaactccttcaagactgttggaaaagaattcctcatgaagctggttgagagaatgccaagagtgtgcaaagctgtcatcaaggcaaagggtggctactctgaagaatttcaaatataaaatagattttgatttgtttaacacttttttggttactacatttttaaaatgtattatttgacctaatttatacaggtttttctcattgagatgacatctcttttccaagagagacctggtccaatagcagcagggggaacaatgtttcagacaaaacaacttacatacactaacacaacattaaacaaaactataaacacagatacagtacaacaattacatattacgttagagacaattacactcttctatgatatgtACATCGAACAAGTGTTTAAACttcaccaacgaaactagatcatcacattttaaaatgttctggagagaattccaggaccacggagctaagtaactaaaactatttctaccatgacctgttctaatttttggtactgttagaagcaaatgagaatgggactgtaattgatatttatttaccgacctgactaaaaaagaaaagaacaatCATTTTTGTAAATTCCTTAGTAAACCAAGGGTTCTCTTTGCCCTTAGTCCTGCATTTTTTAAAAGGGGCCTATTGCATACATCCTGGAATGCGTTGTGGAAGTAAGAAAAGGCTAGTTCAACATCAGGTAttaattccattctattccattcaatgCTAAATACATCATGTAAAAAACTTTGAATATCAAACCGCTTCCAGTTTCTTTTCGTAATRACACGTGGAGATTTCTTAGGAATTTTACCATCTCTCACACAGGCAATAGCACAGTGATCACTTATGTCATTTGCAAAAATACCAGAAGCATTAAAACGATGAGGAGTATTGGTtaagatcaaatcaatcaaagaggATTTCAGAGGACATTTTATATTCAACCTAGTTACACTGTTGACAGTCTGAGTGAGATTATAGGTATTGCATAGAATTTTGAGTTGATCAGAGCTAGATGTTAGCcagtcctgattcagatcacccatcAGGACAAACTCAGAATTGACATTCTGTGATAACAATTCGAAAATACAATCCAGAGAGCCAGCAGTAGTAGATGGAGGTCTATAACAACAAGATACAACCATATTTAAAGATACACCAAGGTTTAGGTTGAAAGACAGATATTCAAATTGCTGAGGTTTAGTAACAGAAGTCAGAAAACCACAGAGAACTTGTCTTTTACGTATACAGCAACACCAccacccttagatttaccatctgtacaaaaaacattgtaaccatttatgccaatatttttgtctgtaatagatTTTTTAAGCCAGGTTTCAGAAAGCATAAATACATCATGGTCGGCAGTTTTTATCCATATAACCACAAAATCAAGCTTCGGCAGAAGACTTCTTACATGTATATGCAAAAACTTCAGGCCACTCTGACTACTTAATTCGGCAGGGGTAAGAATGTCAGGACCTGGGTTAGACAATTTCCAGACAATAGAAGCAGCAAGATAATGGCAAGTCTAGATCGAGGGTTACAACATTTGGATTTACAAACAGCACTTGAACGAGAATCCATAGTCACCagagattccatatgtgttatatgattccatatgtgtaatttcatagttacaatacaatgtagaaaatagtaaaaataaagaaaaatccttgaatgagtatgtgtgtccaaacttttgactggtactgtatgttagaaCTGAAAGATGTTGTGGTAAAGAATACCATATGGATAATATGATGATAAGAGAAAACATGCATGAAAATAATTTCATGTTGTTCAACTTCAACAGCATGTGGTCTTATAAACTGTTGTCAGTTCAATCAGTTGTACACGTAATGCCACAAATTAAAATTGAGTGTATTATCAAAGGACAATGTCATGTCATAAATGTCAAACTGCGCCAAAGGCCATAAAACACCTATGACTTGTGTCTGATAGCAGCCTACTACCTGATGTATCCATCTTGGGGCCTGTGTTGCAAGAACCAGCGGTAGGAGGTCTTGTCCTTCCAGCCCACGTTGCGGGCGTCTTTCCACAGCAGCTTCACCTGGTCACTGGTGTCTCCGGTGTGCCACAGGGAGTTACGTAGATTTTCCCCTGGTCCCGTGTTGGACTTTACAGCCTAGTTGTCAACACAATTGCATAGGCACCAATGTTACATAACTGTGGATCTCTCCAATGTATCAATCTGGGCAGGTGTTTTAATACTTCAGCTCAACTGGAAAATGTATCTATTCTCCATTGAGCTGGTTTTTAGTCTAGGAGTAGACTTAATCTTGGTCTAAGAAACTGGCCCTATGAGTATTCCCTACCAAGGGCGAGTTGTGTGTAGGTCAGACTATTGACCGAGTTGTGGTATGTTTGCATGAATTTGTATATGAACGTGACTTTTACTACGACTGGATAAGTCATATATAGTATGTGCGTATAGGATTTCGTTTTACCTTCAGTTGTATCCCTGGTTCTGCCACAGCTCGGAACGGATTGGCCTGCCAATAGATCTGCTCAACTTGTTTCCACATCACTACGTAGAAGGAGGAAGAGTCCTGGTAGCCAAAGATGAAgcctgcatagtcgtcgtctgtTACCGTATTCACATGGAACGTCCCTTCGAAGTCAACGCCGTTGAAAGCCGTGTAACCTTGAGGGAATGGCGTGAGTTTGGGTCAAGGTGTGTTTCAGAAGGTACATAAATTGGTTTATTGAATGAATCCAACGTGAGACACAGTGTAATTGTTATTCTTACCAACAGCCAGTCCAGGGTCGCTGTTCATAGTTTGGACGATCTCTCTTCCCTGTGGAAAGAGAATCAGAGAAAACGATGGAACTTAAGCAGTTAACATGTCTCCTGGCACTGATTTGTATACACTGTAACACCCTTTGacttagattagattagatttaaTGCATGCATCAATACCTGATCGAGCACCACCCAATTAGGGTCTATCTGTGCGTCTCCCTCCGGGTCCAGCACCACTGTCTGGTAGGCCCTGAAGTCTGTGAGAGTGACCTCAGCGTTCTCCGGGCACACATCGATGCTGTCGATGATGGTGTCGTTGTCAAAGTCGTTCTCGCACAGGTTCCCAACCCCATCACCTGTAACAAGAAGATCGAAGCAAATTGTGACTTTGAAGACACAGGATAACATTAATGTCAAAATGACACGGATATATTGGAGAACTGTTTTGAAACTGGGCTGAAAAACGGCTAGACTCACCGTCAGAGTCCTCCTGCAGAGGGTTGGGAATGAGGCGACAGTTGTCCGGTCCCGGGGGCAGAAGGTCAGGAATACCATCATTGTCATCGTCGTTGTCACACTCGTCCCCCAGGCCATCCTTGTCCGTGTCCAGCTGGGCGCTGTTGATGACCGCAGGGCAGTTGTCCTGAGAGTCCTGGTGACCGTCACCATCACTGAGAATAGTAGAGAAAAACACAAGGAGACCAAGACAGAGAGATGGCTGGGGTAGGATTCAGCATTGGAGACCATTTTACATTTCTCACTGTTGTGGGTTTCTGAAAGTGTAAGTATTGATCCAAAGTCATTACATaacatataaaataatatttggaaggtcatttttaataatggagtACCAATAGATTGGAACGACACGCACAGGCCTACAATGGTTAAAGGCAGGGAGGTGGCAAGAAAGCTAGTAACACTACTATACCTGTCCTTATTGGTGTCACAAGGGTCTCCGATCAAGTCGTTGTCCATATCCAACTGTGGAAACATAAATATCATTCAAACAAACCAAAGTTTGTTGTGCTGTTACGTACAACATGTTGAAATGACTAGAATGTGTACAAGTACAGCCAATAATAAACCAGACCTGGTCAGGGTTGCGAACGTAAGGGCAACTGTCACAGGCATCTCCGACTTTGTCCCCATCTCGATCCTTCTGGTCAGCATTGGGAACCCTTTTGCAGTTGTCCAGGTTATTGGGGATTCCTGTAGTAGGGAAGATTATCTTTGTCATATGTCAATTGACATGTATTACAGCAATAGCAGAATTAGTCTTGTCACGGTCAAATACTGTCCATGCATACTGACCGTCGCCATCAATGTCTTCGTCACATTCGTCACCCAGTCTATCAATATCAGTGTCTTTCTGGTCGTTGTTTTTGATCATACGGCAGTTGTCACAGGCGTCTCCAAAGTCATCTTCGTCCACATTTCTTTGGTTGACATTTGGCACCAGCACACAGTTGTCCTACCAAAGAGGCATTAGAGCCTGTCTTTACACTAAGATACCAAATCAGTGTAAAGACCTGCCGTAAACATGACACAGCAAAACATCAGTTGCTGGAGAAAGAGATCAGTAACCTGTGTATTTAGGATTCCATCGCCATCTGCATCCTCATCACAGGCATCTCCTTTGCCATCCTTGTCTGCATCCTCTTGGCCAGAGTTGGGTACTGTTAGACAGTTATCCTAAAAGTATGTATATAAAGCATATGACAATGACTTAGTTTTTCCACTTTATTTTCCATTTGCGTTCAAAATAGTATAGTCGTGGACTTCCACAGCCTTTTCAAGGACATTCAAGTGTATTACCTTGGCACAGTTCCTCTCGGTGCATTCCAGTTTCTCATCAGGGAAGCCATCAATGTCAATATCAGAGGTGCAGAAGTAACCATTGCCAGCCCATCCCACCCCACACTGTGAATCAGGATAAAGTCAAAGTTAtggactgtactgtattatatatgGAATGTCAATTCGCATTCAAATTCCATTTCAGCTCCAGCAGCTGAATCAATAACGAGCCATCTGTATCCAAAAGAATGCTATAGACAACATGTATATAAGGAGCAGTATACATTTAGGCTGTATTAAAATTCATATTGATCCATTGCAACAGAATTGTATCGCATTACCTGACACTCTATTTTCCCATCTCGTTGGACAATGCACTCTCCGCTGGCATGGCAGGGGTTGGGCTGGCCATTACCACACGCTCTCTCAGGCTTACAGCCCTTGCGTTGATCCCCCACATAGCCTGCCTTACAGGGGCCACACTTAAACGAGCCCTGACAACAACACGCACAACCACCACAGCAGACACTTAGTTTCCCCTCCCCTCAAAACCTCAGAGAGGAAAGACCTCTGGATTTCCTAATGAGATCTATATTTGAGTGGCATCGACTTTTAATGATACTTACAGGTGTGTTCAGACAGTTGGAATTTTCCATACAACCTCCATTCTTGGGTCCTTCGCACTCATTGATGTCCTTACAGACCTGGGTAGGATTCAAATACAAAAGAAAGCCCTGATGCATAAATCTTCCATCTTCAAGCAAAACCTTGCATGTTGCCAGCGAGTCGTTCCATgtaatttcagcaagccatgatacacactatctcagattgttctgaaattctTTCTGTAGTTAAAAACAGATAAGATTGgtattcctgaaacattattttgttgaattgtAATTTTATCTCTGAAATGTTACTAATTGAGTGCATCCAAAtgggccattttaatttataagaTTCTGTGTCCAATAATGTCTAATAAATATAGTTcccaacatctgatttggaccaaactttttccTAACAGTAAGTTAGACATTAGGAATCCCAAACAATGGTCAAAGTATCAGTTctctgtttgacaagtagtattaAACTGCGCATTGCTTCTCCATACTATGTCATG
It contains:
- the LOC111952917 gene encoding thrombospondin-4 isoform X1, with product MLWILVLVISLIVSSELVAGQRDGEIINQIKGTNQALAEIKELLKQQIQEIVFLKNTVMECEACGMQGPPRPSCDPNPCHPGVKCIETAGGIKCGPCPEGMVGNSTRCMDVDECVVKPCHMGVRCINTSPGFRCGPCPTGYTGPQVQGVSLSYATKNKQVCKDINECEGPKNGGCVENSNCVNTPGSFRCGLCKAGYVGDQRKGCKPERACGNGQPNPCHASGECIVQRDGKIECQCGVGWAGNGYFCGSDIDIDGFPDEKQECAERNCAKDNCLTVPNSGQEDADKDGKGDACDEDADGDGILNTQDNCVLVPNVNQRNVDEDDFGDACDNCRMIKNNDQKDTDIDRLGDECDEDIDGDGIPNNLDNCKRVPNADQKDRDGDKVGDACDSCPYVRNPDQLDMDNDLIGDPCDTNKDSDGDGHQDSQDNCPAVINSAQLDTDKDGLGDECDNDDDNDGIPDLLPPGPDNCRLIPNPLQEDSDGDGVGNLCENDFDNDTIIDSIDVCPENAEVTLTDFRAYQTVVLDPEGDAQIDPNWVVLDQGREIVQTMNSDPGLAVGYTAFNGVDFEGTFHVNTVTDDDYAGFIFGYQDSSSFYVVMWKQVEQIYWQANPFRAVAEPGIQLKAVKSNTGPGENLRNSLWHTGDTSDQVKLLWKDARNVGWKDKTSYRWFLQHRPQDGYIRVRFYEGPQLVADTGIIIDTTMRGGRLGVFCFSQENIIWANLRYRCNDTIPEDFDTYQAQQVQLQF
- the LOC111952917 gene encoding thrombospondin-4 isoform X2, producing MLWILVLVISLIVSSELVAGQRDGEIINQIKGTNQALAEIKELLKQQIQEIVFLKNTVMECEACGMQGPPRPSCDPNPCHPGVKCIETAGGIKCGPCPEGMVGNSTRCMDVDECVVKPCHMGVRCINTSPGFRCGPCPTGYTGPQVQGVSLSYATKNKQVCKDINECEGPKNGGCVENSNCVNTPGSFKCGPCKAGYVGDQRKGCKPERACGNGQPNPCHASGECIVQRDGKIECQCGVGWAGNGYFCTSDIDIDGFPDEKLECTERNCAKDNCLTVPNSGQEDADKDGKGDACDEDADGDGILNTQDNCVLVPNVNQRNVDEDDFGDACDNCRMIKNNDQKDTDIDRLGDECDEDIDGDGIPNNLDNCKRVPNADQKDRDGDKVGDACDSCPYVRNPDQLDMDNDLIGDPCDTNKDSDGDGHQDSQDNCPAVINSAQLDTDKDGLGDECDNDDDNDGIPDLLPPGPDNCRLIPNPLQEDSDGDGVGNLCENDFDNDTIIDSIDVCPENAEVTLTDFRAYQTVVLDPEGDAQIDPNWVVLDQGREIVQTMNSDPGLAVGYTAFNGVDFEGTFHVNTVTDDDYAGFIFGYQDSSSFYVVMWKQVEQIYWQANPFRAVAEPGIQLKAVKSNTGPGENLRNSLWHTGDTSDQVKLLWKDARNVGWKDKTSYRWFLQHRPQDGYIRVRFYEGPQLVADTGIIIDTTMRGGRLGVFCFSQENIIWANLRYRCNDTIPEDFDTYQAQQVQLQF